One Apteryx mantelli isolate bAptMan1 chromosome 2, bAptMan1.hap1, whole genome shotgun sequence genomic window, GTCAAAATGGCTCAAATACTCGGACCAAAAAGAATTCCACTGCAAATGAAATTGAATAGCTTGTAGTTTAGTCACTAGAGCTGAATAATGACCAGTacaattttaaatgctaaaatattgaagaaaagaaaaaaagacttagaaaaaaaatgcGGAAAACATCTGAGAAAGCAAGAGTTACatctatgggggaaaaaaaattaataacaaaaaaaattctgtctatGTTTCAGCTCAAGAGAGCAGGGTTTTTTCTCGAGCTTCCCTTACTTCTCTATGGCAGTTTATGTATCAAAATATGAAATAAGTAAACTAGCCAAAAATCGTTTACAACTTTCTATAGATCTATGGAATGAAATGCTGTGCTATAGCTTATAATACTGGAAACCAGAAATCAAGGTCTCATAATTAGCCAGTCTTTCCTAACAAAAACCATGCTTACAGAATGGCACTTTTaacaatgaatttaaaaaaaagatgggtTTCAGTTAAAGGTTTAAGAATATATGTAGTTTTTATAAATCTGAAATACTTCCAAGAACATGTTGTTTAACTCTGGATTAACCAAATATTCAAAattcaggaaaacaaaactgttttagtCATTAAAATATTCTGACAATATTGCAACATAACCTGAGTGTCATTTTGAGCAgtgagaaaatctttttttttaaataggaaagagagaagaaaggctaAGTTGGAAGAActcttttcttttaacaaaaaaaagaaaaagaactggtcagcttctttcttctcctgccaTATAGCAGATCTCTTCTTGGATTTCACACCACCAACCTACCCTGTCAGAGATCTTGAACAGTTTACATTACTTCTTTTGAAGGATTAATCTAGACCGGCCCAGAGATAAAAACCAAAATGCACAATGAATTCCTGCACTGAATTCCAGCTTGTTACTGTGAACTCaacataagaaaagaaaaaaggaatcccACACATCTTGTAGTATATACACTGCTTTCACACAGCGTGTATTTAAGTTAGTCCGAGGAATACGTAAAACGACAAGATAGTTTTGTACAAAAACTCAATTtatttcagagaaattaaaaatatggtatttaatatatataaatttctATTCCTCTATAAATATAGATGATCTTGTGATAATGAACAGAAATAAATGCATACCAAAttcaaataattttgcatttcagGGTATGGTAGCCATAGATAATGTTTATGAACCTAAATACAGGCATTTGTTatataaaaaaagtttaaaacataCAGTCAGGAGAGGAGCATTCTGCTGTTTTTCATACAGAGGACTAAATATTCAAATGCATCTGTTCAaagttacatttcatttttaaccTTTTGGAATAAGAAGCACAATCCCACACACCCAGGAGCATACAAGGTAGTAGATATACTGCACACATATCTTATCTTTGTAGTATGTAATGTTTattactgtaattaaaaaaaaaaaaaagatagcagaGGCTCCTTAAGGTCTCACAACCCACTACAGTGCTTAAACATACTGGttttctcagggttttttttgtttttgttttattcctttgtTTTTACTACTGGCAGAAATCATCACACCCTCATAATGTGTAACAAATTAAATGTTAACGAACTAAAATTCAGGGCAATGGCAATGATTCGAATGTTTCCAAAATGAAGAGCCAGTTTATgggtttaataataataataataataaaaaaagaagtctgaATGCTGCATTCTATTCTGGTCCTGTTTATACCGAGCCCTCTGTTAATCTAAGTAGGTATCAGCACCTCAACAAAGCATTCCAGGTAGTTACTTCTCTGTCAGAGTTTTCATTAACAGAAGAAGAACACAAACACACGCAAGCTGCCCATGAAGAAAGGAGACAGCTACAACTGACTACATGCTCAGAATTCAGATCTGTAGTTATGCTTAATCTTTTTCCTCCAAAACCTATGCATCTTGTGACGGAGAAGGCCAGTAATCTCATTTCTGAGGAAAAACCCAGACCAGACATCTTTGTTTTACAACTGAAAAGTTCATTATGTGGgctaaaaaaaaagggaagtttgGTATTTCTATGTCCCCATTTACCTCTTCAGCCATCAGAGAGGCCACAGGTGCAGACGGTGTTAAACCTCAACTCCCGGCCAaagcacaacaaaaaaaaaagggggcaactCTTTCAAAACTAAGTGatgcttttaaataaatttaaaaaccaaGAACGGACAGCTGGCAGCCAATCCCCCTAACGCAAAGCATTGCAGCGATGCTCTCCGTCCAGAAAAAGGCCGGACGCACCTTCGGGCAGGACTGAATATTTTTTCGCCCCCCACCAAGGATCTGGTGGCTGAGCAGGTGCCTCCTGGAGCGCTCGGCGCTGGTGATGCTCGGGGTGCGGGGCAGCGCTTGGGGTGCGTTTCTCTGGCCAAGCGGCGGTGGCCGAGGCGAGGCCAGGCGCTGTCCCACCAGCGGGTCCGGCGGCTGTCCTCCCCGTACGGGGCCCGGACGGGGTCAGGAAGCTGCGCTCCTCCCCAaccccacctccagctccacaTACCTCTGGCAGGCTGGGATCAGGACCCAGCCTGTGTCAGGAGGCGCCCTAGGCAGTCACAGCAGCCTCAGTCCAGGCCCTGCTGTTCATGCAACTGAAACTCCAAGCAAAGCCATTACAAAACCTGtgtgggggagaagaaaggggtttGTTTGGTTTCTTGTACTGGCAATTTTTCCCATCCTGCcctacaaaataaaaatccaatgCCGtttaaaaaatgggggggggggggagcaagatCTGCGAATGGATTAAAAATGtcctaaataattaaaaaagggagttttttgtaatttaaatacaaatatacTTACAAAATCTTACAGAGGCTATTTACATCCCTCTCCCCCAACCTTACAGTACGTTCAGGTCTGACAGGAGACagcgagagagagagcgagagagaggagagagagcgAGAAAAACAAGTCTGTCCCAAGTCTGTCCCAAGAGTTTCCCACCtgactctttctttctctctgttccccGTAGCCTGGAGAAACGACTAGCAGCCTGGAAAGTTTGCTGAGGCTGGATAAGGGCGAGTATCTCTGCACCGCTGGCCGGTGGGCAAGGTGGGCACCGGCAAGCGGCGCCCGGGTCCCTCGGCCGCCCGCCGGTCCCCCCTCGGCCTGGCGGTCTGGGGTTTCACACCGTGGTTTCCCCCTGCTTGCTGTTGGTCAGCCTGGTGTAAAACTTCCTCCAGGAGTTCAGCGTTTTCCCAGACCAGATCCAGAAGCCCGAGGTGATGCCTACAATTAAGGTCATGAGATACTTGATCATGAAGACGGTGAAGTCGGGGCTCATGGGCGGGTGATGGCTGCTGTGGCTATTAGGACAGGGGATGGCATAGCTCTTACAGCTCTGCGTGACCCAGCTCCTCTCCCACTGTTCCCTAAAAGCTTGCTCGTAAAAATAGCAGGCAATGACAATGGTGGCCGGCACCGTGTAGAGGACGCTGAAGATCCCTATCCTCACCATGAGCTTCTCCAGCTTTTCTGTCTTGGTGCCATCGTGCTTCATGATGGTCCGGATCCTGAAGAGGGACACAAAACCGGCCAGCAGGAAGGAGGTGCCGATGAACAGGTAGACAAACAAGGGAGCCAAGACGAAGCCCCGCAACGCGTCCACGTTGTTGATGCCCACAAAGCAGACGCCGCTGAGCACGTCCCCGTCCACCTGCCCCAGGGCGAGGATGGTGATGGTCTTGATGGCTGGCACGGCCCAGGCGGCCAGGTGGAAGTACTGGGAGTTGGCCTCGATGGCCTCGTGGCCCCACTTCATGCCGGCGGCCAGGAACCAGGTGAGGGAGAGGATGACCCACcagatggagctggccatgccgAAGAAGTAGAGCATCATGAAGAGGATGGTGCAGCCCTCCCGCTTCGTGCCCTGCGCCACCGTCCGGGAGCCGTCCTCGGCGAAGCGCTCGTTGCAGACCACCCGCTCCTCCAGGAGGAAGCCGGCGATGTAGGCCACGGCCACCGCGGTGTAGCAGCCCGATAGGAAGATGATGGGCCGCTCGGGGTAGCTGAAGCGCTTCATGTCCACCAGGTAGGTGAGGACGGTGAAGAGCGTGGAGGCACAGCAGAGCACAGACCAGATGCCGATCCAGGTGCGGGAGAAGCGGAGCTCCTCGGGCCCGAAGTACATGAGCCCGTAGAGGCGGCCGGGCTCGCAGGGCGCCCCGCAGTCCCTCTCCCCCAGGAAGCGGTAGTTGAGGTAGGAGGGCACCTTGAGCGCCCGCGGGCAGGAGAAGCGGCCGCGGGgctcgccgggcgccgcggccccgccgccgcgctgcgggtTGCTGGTCCAGCTCTCGGGGCGCAGGGCGGGCGTGGGGGTGCCGCGCTCGGAGGCGTTTTGGCCCACGCAGAGCTCGCCGGCGCCGTGCACGGGGAACTTCTCGCAGCGCAGCGTGTCGGGCCACTGGAAGCCGAACTTGTTCATGAGCGCCTCGCAGCCCTGGCGGGCCCGCTCGCACAGCGAGCGGCACGGCGGCAGGGCCTGCTCCAGCACCGTGCACACCGGCGCGTACATGGAGCACAGGAAGAACTTGAGCTCGGCCGAGCACTGCACCTTCACCAGCGGGTAGAACTGGTGCACCTCCAGCCCCGCGTCCTCCTGGTTGGTGTGGCCCAGCAGGTTGGGCATGATGGTCTGGTTGTAGGCGATGTCGGTGCACAGCGGGATGGAGATGGGCTGGCAGTAGCCGTGGTCCGGGATGGAGATGCCGCGCTCGCCGTTGTACTGCGGCGCCGGCGGCtggcccgcggcgggcagcgccgctgccgccgcccacagcaccagcggcagcagcagccgccgccgcgggcaggggcagcggcgcgggccgccgccgcccgatgccccgccgccgccgcccgccggcccccgccgctcaGCCATGCTCAGTCGGTGCCGCCggagccgcccgcccggccggggtGCCGCCGCCGCTCTTCTGCCGCTGCTGCTCCTCGCGGCCCGAACTTGAGACTCATGAAGGGAGCGCGGAGGGCAgggacggggcggccccggccgccacTCGcacgcgcggccgcggcgcgcagcTCTGCCCGCAccggcggcagcgcccgccgcgcctCCAACtagcgccgccgcctccgccgccgccgccgcctgaccATTTGTGCCAGCCCCTCGAGCCCGCGCCCCctcgccgcgccgctccgcgccgcgctcccTCCGACCGGTTTCCAGGCGCCCCGCAGTCTGCCTTTACCGGGAGGGAGGAGCCTTGAAACCGACGCTGAACTTTCCTGCGTAAGGGACCGTCTCCCAACGCCTCACCCCGGGGGCGGACGCaggcgggcgcggggctgccccgcgccgcgccgcgccgcgcttgGGGCCGGGCCGCGCACAAAGGGagagggggcggcgcggggcggagtgtgtgtgggggaggcCGGAGGGGAGAATAGCCCCATATGCTGCGAGGGGATAATGAATAGAGCGGAGCAGATAATTGCTTTGCATTTGGGGTCTTTAACAGCCCTGCGTTTGGCACTAATAAGGGGCACGGCGCGGCCGCGGCTGGTcgcgcgcggggggccgcggccggcgggggaggggaggcagctcgcggcggggcgccgccgccgcgcgcgcccaaCGGCTGTAACTGCCGCGCCGGggtgcgcggccggggcgggcccGCGCGCCCCTCCGCCCTGGTGTCAGTGCGGCAAGAAGTGAGCGAAAACACAGGTTTTGGGGAAGGCAGCGCCtgggcggccccgcgccctgggcgccggcgccgccgcgcctggGATACCCTGCGGGATCGGGACAGGGCAGGGGTTTGGGGGATTCCCCGTGACTGTGGTGGCTAAAACCGTTTAATCGTGTCGCTCGGCTACGTTTTGGGCGCATCAAACTTGGCAGCTTCTCTCTGAAGAAAGGCAGCTGTGCTAATTTCAGCTCCATTCAAAacccagcaggggctggggagggggaaatcaATATTTGCCAAATAGAAAAGGGCACAATCGTaggggtgggggaagagaggctgggagaagaggacaATGCTATTGTCAGCCTGCCAGGAATCTGTTGCAGAGGCGGAAGTGAATTAAAAGCGGTGAACAATAACAGAGCATCTTTGCAGGACTTAAATCAAGATGATACATTTATTATAATAACTTTGGACACAGAAAGGAGCGATGGCGGTTTGAAAGAGGAGACCATGATAGTTATGTCTCACATGTACAGCTGGTGATTTGAGAGTAGCCAAGATACACCTCTCtcaggaaacattttaaatatcatGCTACTGAGTTATCGTCAGTATTTTATGTACATGTTCTGCCTAGAATGACTACATCAGTAGCCTAAAATATAAAAGTAATTATGACAATAGGACCTCTCCATTCCTCTGCCTGCCTAATGGACAGCTATTTGAGCTCAATTTAAGATGAATGCTGCATGACTTACAAGTATCTCATGTcaggtttttaaaatattcactaATTTCTGAGAAATGAGTGTTTTGCCAAGAGAATAGGCATACGGTAATTACCAACAATGGCCGTTTCTCTCTGTATGTCTAAAATGCATTTGCTCACACAGAATGGAAGTTTTGGTGGTTCTTCCAAAATGTGTAGTCAGGAAAAATGATGGAGGCTGAATGGGGAATTTACTCTACACATTGGAATTCAATAAGAATAATAAACTTTACTCCTGGAGATGAGGAGAATcctaacacattttccaaacaTTCAGTAACCAAGCCTCTGTGCCATGGACAGGAATGTCCTCATATTTGTCAGACTATTAATACAGCCATTCAGAGGCAGAACCAGGCATCAAACTCAGGCCAGCTGTCTTCATTCTCTGCAATGTGCTATGGCCCTTTTCACTTTATACACTAATGGGCGGCAAAATCCATTAGGAATAAGACAAGCTGAGCATTCATTTCTATCTGTCACAAGTGTCAAGGGTTAATAAAAGACATCCGTATGCCTGGTGATAGCTATGGATAAAATTTGGGCATACTATTTAAGCTACTTTCTTTCTCCCAGAAGTGCTGTCCCATATTCAAACTAATTAATAGGAAGATCTATGCTGTATAACGACTGTAGGAGCAGGATCATGTTTAGAAATTGTACAACCTTAAATAAGTCTATTGCTGATGTTCTCATTTGCTGAAGTTCATTGAATTCTGTTACGAACTCTCTTCTCAGAGGACTGTAGTTCAAAAGTGATATGCACAAATGATATCTTTTTCCATCTTCTGCTGAAAAAGCTTGATTCTTCACATATCATATTTACAGTTTTAAGCTacaaattttccttttcctatctACATTAGTAATTAAACTTCCTAACTTCTTTCTAGCACAAAATCCAATTTATATTCAGCCGTAAATGATAGTATTGTTTTCCTATTCATTCCAAAACAATAGAACACTGGGTCTTTAGACAGGAGGAAGTATTATACACTCTCTCCCATAGAAAAAGTGTGTGAATTTTAACCAGTGTCAGAAAGCCTCAGTGGCTTTCAGCCTGTGGTTTTCAGACCTGGGGATGCATCACACAGTCCAGGAAAGGTAACTGGGAGACATAAGTCCATCGTCAGTTGTCTTAAATTCTCTCTATAGAGGTCTACCTTTGAAATACTTAGGAGTAACTGAAACTGAAAACACTGTTCTAAACAGTTCCATGCAATTAGCTGGAAGAGTATTCTAGCAGAAGGATCCATGTGTACAGGACAAGGTTTGTACATACAAGTAGCATCTTTTATTATACCAACTGGTATAGGAGGAAAAGCAGACAGATCTCTGTGCCAACAAGTCCTTTTGGGGGTATGAAGCAGTAACTATTAAAGCAAAAGGTTTCTTGAGAACAACTGCTCAGAGCTTAGGTATCTGGGTATCAGCAAGGACACCTTTGAAAGAAAATGTGGAAACAGTGGAATGGAGGGggtgctgtggcagggagaaaagagagcagagagctgTTAAGTTCATGTAAGTTCCTAGAACTTGCTGGTTTTAATGATTTTTCACATAACAGAAGAAAAACCTACATGGAAAAAATCTTCCCAGAAGCACTTGTCCTATATTTCAAGCaccccaaaccacaaaactcatCATTAGAAGTATAATTCTCAGATGAGTTTAGACTGTGCCTGAGCAAGAAAAGTAAAATGTGTTGATGCCTATCCACTACTACTGCAACAAATACCCCCTGCCATCAAACCATCAGCATCCTGGGATCTTACATCTGCACTTCCAGGAATTTAATATACTTCATCCTGTGCAAGAGTGCCTTCCTGGTAGTTATGCAGTTGAAAACAACCACTCAGCACCAGCACGAACTCCCACAGACAGCCTATAAAGGTCCAAAACACTGTGCTGCCAGTGAATGAAAGTTTCTCACAAAACAGACTTTCTCCCTCTGATCTTTCAGACCTGATCCTTAAGGGAAACCTACAAAACATGGCCTACAGAAGTGAGCATGGGAACTAGATTTTCTAACTCTGCTGAACACCCAAAACCATGGACTCAGTAGAGGTGCTGGTCTGACAGCACATTATGATTCCCCTCTGCTTTCATCCCCTGCTTACCTCTGTTTGAATTGACAGACTATAAGCTAATTGTCTCTCCTTTTTGCTTAGCTGCTAAGTACCACTTTCTCTTCCATCCACTAACATCATTAACATCCTCTCTATTCTACAGGTACCATCTTCCTCCTTTCAGAGCTGGCTTAATTAATAAATCTCTTAGGAAACGTTAAGCAATTGTTCTTAACTgacagctgctgcttctgtttctaaTCTGAAGAAAAGCTCATATGACCAAAAGCTTgtctatttttttcagttatacctcttggtctaataaaagatattatttcTTCATACAACCCCAATACTGCACATTGCATCCACAGAAAACTATTGCTgtatatctgttttatttttataatgattCCTTAGGTACTCACCATGAGtgaaggggaagagagagggaaaactgGACTGGATGCCACCTTTCATTTGGTTCAGCACAACAGTAATTATGTCCTTACAAAGATAAACAGTGTCCTTTTTTAAAGCATGGGCACCTTTTCCCCTTGCAatggaaataaaatcttccattccAAGAGAAACCAAAATttgtgcatttaaaatgtaaaaaaatcattttttgaaaGGAATTTCAACTTTTACTTCAAAACGTTATATTGTTGCTTGTTGCAGTAGCCACTAGAGGAGACTAGGACTCTGGCAGGTGGGAGGAGTACCAAATTTTGTCCTTCTCACCTCTCATGTGACTAGGCTCCAGAACTGTGAAGATAAAACACTGGAATTTTGCTTTCTGTCTTAGATGCCTATGACTCTGTGTCTGCTTTTTTGTTCCAGTGGCATAACTCTCAATGCTTCTGTCCTTAGAGAACTGTTTCATACTTTTTTTAACTTGTTAGGAGGCAAGAGGACAAGAACCCCACAAATCTTTGTCAAAAATGAAGCTATCTaaattttttcattttggaaagaaacagcGGAAAGTAGTTGCACTATTTTCATGTTTTCTGGTAAGTGATTGACAGAAATAGGATAGGGTGCATCCTTCCTTTCCACAGGATTTAAGGAAAACTTGTTTTTGTAGAGGAAATGATTCAGCTTTATGTTACAGCTTTATGTCTGTATGTTACAATGCAATATAATCACAGAGTGTATTTGTAATAAGGTTAGTGGCCACTCAGATAAATGAAATCTAAAGACAAATGATAATATAAATGTATGTTGTCtactaaacaaaagcaaaaggcaTGCTCAAATAATTCACTTTTTAGCTGACTCAAGATTTAAGGATTTTACTATCAAATAAGGGGCTGATCGTTGTAATACAGTGTGGCAAATTAAAGGCTCAATGATTTTGAACTGACATTGAACATGAGTCTTGCCTGATAAGAGCAGCTAATGTTTTTGGGGGGGCAGGGCCTTGTTTCTGGATGGAAAGGAAGGATTTTTGATAGCTCAGTAGAGAGAAGGATTCAGGTACTAAATCTGTATTGAATAAGAACATGTATAATACCTTCATGAAATCTTTCATAGTGACCTAGGGGATTACAGATGAGACAGTAGAAGTCCACAATTCAAGTGGGTCTCCTTTGGCATCTCTCCCTTCAGTGCTGGCAGTCCATGTCCTCATGATACACAGACAGGGATGCTAGTGGAAGGATCGGTACAGTGAAGGTAATGAAGGTTAGCTGATGACAGTGTCATACATCTCGACCTGTAAGATTAAATAGGGTACACCCTATTGGCATATTAAAGCTACCAATTATCTGGATAATACAGACTCCTTAAACCAAGATGTTTGACCCCAGAATTTGAAAGAGAGATGTACAGGCCAAAATTCTGGACAGAAATAGCTGGACAAGACTCCaaagcagctttttttctctTGCGTGGTAAGATACATTTCACTTTGCAACATGCTGATGTAATAGCCATCTGCCCCAAGGCTGTGAGCCGTAGCAACTCATATAGATTTAGTCTTGCCAGAGGAACAAAATACTTAAGGTTTAAAAGCCTACCTTGGACATTGACTATTTCTTGGAACATCTAGAAGACTCTTGGAAGTATGCCTGTGCTGACAGAAATAACAAACACATGCAGCGACTGGCAAAGAAAATCAGTAGAAGCAGAACATGAACCCAAAGCGATGGTGCGATCAGCAGCCAGAACACTTACTACTGCAAAGTGTCTCAAGACTGTATAGCCAAGTGATCAGAAAACCATCTCAGTGCTGAGGCAGTTGTTACTAAAACGCATTTGACAAGATACAAAGTAATTCTCTTATCATCAGGTGGCCCAGGTCATCTTACCTCCAAATCTATCCCAGATGCCTCCATGTGTGCCTTTTATTAATTGGCTGTCTTAGTTTGTGATTGTCAATTTAGGGAAAAACTATGCTTTATTTGTATTGGGGGTTGCgagaataagagaaaaagaatggaaatgcagctctagccactgaagtcagtggtaatTTACTCCTGCTGTGTAACACCTATTGTAACCCAAACTCCTACCGTGTAACATGGGCTAGGAATAAAGAGCAATCTTTTACTAGCACTCATGTAAGTCAGACCCCCATTACAGTGATTTTATATGCTTTAAACAGGCAGAAGGAGAAATGGTATGCAAAGTCAAAGCTGACTACAAAGAGTCTCTTCCTCCCAGTACCCACAGCATTTTTTACTTAATACTGTTTATTCAAGATTGATTGAGTACGTGgagatttgattttgttttcttttcttttcagaagaaatgtaGATGATCCCTTGTAAATTAAAGCCTTATGTTGCCTGCCTTTCCTGACGTGTTCTGTGATTGGGTGAGAGAGGAGCTGGGGCTGCAGTCTTTCTGCTGCTGAAAGAAGTTTTCTGGAGAACAGGAAAAAGTTACAACTCTTAAAAGGGCAACTGCAGATCACAAGCTCATTTTGTTCAgagaaaacaggaacatttttattctcttctttttatttccccttcttAAGTGAATTACTCTACAATTACATACAGTGCCTGAAAACAACAGTCTCTCTTATTGTTCTTCAAACACAGAGATGCTGGTTTAAGGGCCTAAGCTTGCAATCCTTACTCCGAAGAGTAGACCTGCTGATTTCATTGATGTGAAGGAAGTGAGCAGAGCTTTATAAGGCTGTGATACAAGCAGAAATTAGATGATGAGCTTTTACTACTACTGATCTCCCATTGCTTTTGCTGTGCTTTAAgtacatttattttaatgaaattactACTTATTTACACCAATGCAAATGAGATTAAGATAATCTTTTCTGAATTAGTATTTCAAGAGACACAAATTTAAAAGGTACGTTTgtgaggaggggggaaggaattGAGGTAAGTTGTTTCTCTGTGTCCTTTAGGTGCGCATGTATTTTCCATGAATGTTATTGAGAGAATGAGCAGAATGAGATCAGAGCAGGGAATAATTTACAGCCTGCATCTGACTTGTTCCATGGAATGTGGGTTGGTACATAAAACAGAGAATCTCAACTTtcactttaaaagaaatcttttggCCTTTCCCTTTACTTTTGAAAGATAGCTTTAAAAATTTAACTGGTGTAAACGGAGGCAAACTGCCTGGTAAGATTGAAAGGAATGAGCCACTAGGATCATCTTGTAATCATTTCTTGTCCCCTAAATGCATTCTTCTTCATACAGTCAGCTGTATTTTGACGTAAATTCTTTTCAGAAACTTTGGGCTGGTTGTGTGAAAAGAACTGTCTTAAGCATAAGCAGGActcagaaaggaggagaaaacagtGCTATTCTAGACCTTTCCCCAGTTCTGCAGCTGACTTTTCTGGTTAGAATTTGCACAGCTCTCTGAACCTTGCTGCAGACTGACTGTTGGACACTGCAGCACCCCTAGGAGTATATAGGATATCTCACATGGGCCCCATATAAACCATCCTTTGATTCTGCAGTgttcaaggaggagaaaaagaagcacttaagaaaaaagatcaaagatGGTGGTAGTTAATGTTACCGTAAGGAGGATAAAGTTTAATTCCCCAACTGTCACAGGCAGTCATTCTGTATACCCCACATATGCAGTCACAACATATAGCCCCACTGTAAAGCATTCGAGCTTCTTATTACCCAGTGTCCCCATCAGAACATTAAGTTATTGCATGGCACTGTTCATCTGGACTCTGCTCCTGGATTTTGTGACATTTCTGTTTTCCACAGTGAATAACAAGCTTGTGCTATTTTTACTGGATTTGGACCTAGCTATGGAAATCCACTCGTTTACCGTCTGCAGACTGATTATTGTAATTCTGTGTACTTTAATATGGTATTGCTGACATTAAGAAAACTATGTAGTTCCCAGCACTGAAGACCAGCCGAACAAGCCACGTCGTCCCAATATCCAAAATGTTCTTCTCCCTTCAGCTGGCCACATGTGGAATACAGAATCTGAATCAAGGTTTTCTTCCTTACCTCAAAGCCTCACACTGGGCTGATCTGAGTCACTTCTGGGATGGCCAGTCTCTGAGCAGCCATAAGCCCTGTGACAGCTGCATACCACTGCAGTAACACAGTCAACTTCAAGTCTGCTTGGCAGGAATCAGCCCATATGCCAGAAACAAAGCTAGTGCAGCAGCTCACTTTATTAATCTGTAACATACAGAAGATTCTGGCATGATCATGTACCTCTGTATTTTCAGaggaaaacacctttttttttctttccgctTTGACTCTCTGGTATTCCAACAACAACCTTGCAAAGCAAGGGAACTTCC contains:
- the FZD1 gene encoding frizzled-1, with the protein product MAERRGPAGGGGGASGGGGPRRCPCPRRRLLLPLVLWAAAAALPAAGQPPAPQYNGERGISIPDHGYCQPISIPLCTDIAYNQTIMPNLLGHTNQEDAGLEVHQFYPLVKVQCSAELKFFLCSMYAPVCTVLEQALPPCRSLCERARQGCEALMNKFGFQWPDTLRCEKFPVHGAGELCVGQNASERGTPTPALRPESWTSNPQRGGGAAAPGEPRGRFSCPRALKVPSYLNYRFLGERDCGAPCEPGRLYGLMYFGPEELRFSRTWIGIWSVLCCASTLFTVLTYLVDMKRFSYPERPIIFLSGCYTAVAVAYIAGFLLEERVVCNERFAEDGSRTVAQGTKREGCTILFMMLYFFGMASSIWWVILSLTWFLAAGMKWGHEAIEANSQYFHLAAWAVPAIKTITILALGQVDGDVLSGVCFVGINNVDALRGFVLAPLFVYLFIGTSFLLAGFVSLFRIRTIMKHDGTKTEKLEKLMVRIGIFSVLYTVPATIVIACYFYEQAFREQWERSWVTQSCKSYAIPCPNSHSSHHPPMSPDFTVFMIKYLMTLIVGITSGFWIWSGKTLNSWRKFYTRLTNSKQGETTV